The following coding sequences lie in one Candidatus Eremiobacterota bacterium genomic window:
- a CDS encoding c-type cytochrome: protein MRVTAIPLIGALCALVGMTILNTSAQGITDPVARGKYLVMSAGKCADCHGEQLQGGALDFLKPGMPVAYAAPKIAGLPQLSSAAATTFLQSGMLPGGKQARPPMPQYRFNHDDAAAIVAYLKSLK from the coding sequence ATGCGAGTCACGGCTATTCCACTTATCGGCGCCCTGTGCGCTCTCGTTGGAATGACGATTCTCAACACTTCCGCTCAGGGAATCACCGATCCAGTCGCGCGGGGCAAGTATCTCGTCATGAGTGCCGGAAAGTGCGCCGACTGTCACGGCGAACAACTGCAAGGAGGTGCGCTCGATTTTTTAAAGCCCGGAATGCCCGTGGCCTACGCTGCTCCGAAAATCGCCGGGCTTCCACAACTTTCCAGCGCAGCAGCGACGACATTCCTACAGTCCGGTATGCTGCCTGGCGGGAAACAAGCGCGGCCGCCAATGCCCCAATATCGTTTCAATCACGACGATGCGGCTGCGATCGTCGCATACCTGAAAAGCCTCAAGTAG
- a CDS encoding winged helix-turn-helix transcriptional regulator yields the protein MGQITDRLRTETHGQIRAAHSPIFIYIEDEGSTLTELAAKARMTTPAMKELIDDVEASGYVVRLPNPKDRRSKLIFTTERGERMIERGRAIIAEIEKEWERILGKRRFKVLKADLQLILDSERTRATESA from the coding sequence GTGGGACAGATCACGGACCGGCTTCGCACCGAAACGCACGGTCAGATTCGCGCCGCTCATTCGCCAATTTTCATTTACATTGAAGACGAAGGCAGTACGCTGACCGAGCTGGCCGCCAAGGCGCGTATGACGACACCGGCGATGAAAGAACTTATCGACGACGTGGAAGCTTCCGGGTATGTGGTCCGTTTGCCAAATCCGAAAGACCGTCGTTCAAAACTGATTTTTACGACCGAGCGCGGCGAGCGGATGATCGAACGAGGCCGCGCCATCATCGCTGAAATCGAAAAAGAGTGGGAGAGAATTCTGGGCAAACGCCGCTTCAAGGTATTAAAAGCTGACCTACAGCTCATTCTCGATTCTGAAAGGACGCGCGCAACCGAATCCGCGTGA
- the uvrA gene encoding excinuclease ABC subunit UvrA, giving the protein MNVRNSDPARRCVAVRGARQHNLKNVELDIPRDALVVFTGVSGSGKSSLAFSTIYAEAQRRYLESVSPYARRLFHQMPVPEVDAIDGLPPAVALQQQRGSPTTRSSVGSVTTLSNLLRMLYSRAGDYPPGASHLEAESFSPNTPAGACPRCHGLGRIYDATEASMVPDPSLTIRERAIAAWPTAWHGQNLRDIAVTLGYDVDRPWRELPKKDRDWLLFTEEQPTVPVYAGLSPAQTRRALKRKEEPSYQGTFSGARRYVLQTFATTQSALMKRRVSQFLVIADCTACHGKRLRPEPLQVTFGGMDIAEMARLPLNRLAVILQRHAGSESRSLKRLAREHPEKALVVQRIVQDVEARLAVLIDLGLGYLSIERSTPTLSPGELQRLRLATQVRSNLFGVVYVLDEPSAGLHPADTEALLRALDALKASGNSLFVVEHELDVIRHADWVVDVGPGAGEAGGRIVYSGPLKGLARVGLSQTRPYLFGDSVLPSRKPRVAKSWLQLTGVTRNNLHGIDVSFPLGLFTTVTGVSGSGKSSLVSQALIELLGDRLDRSRQAGADDQDVVEGLERDAAVSSGGRIASGMERVRRLVQVDQKPIGRTPRSNLATYTGLFDGVRKLFAATKKARARRYDAGRFSFNVAKGRCPTCEGEGFVMVELLFLASVYTPCPSCHGARYNTQTLQITFRGKTIADVLDMTVRAAREFFADEPAVARALAVLEEVGLGYVRLGQPATELSGGEAQRIKLATELQRTHRGNTLYVLDEPTTGLHPIDVERLMVQLDGLVTSGNTVIVVEHDMRVVAGSDWVIDIGPDAGDEGGRVVAAGPPAEVARNPASRTAHYLARVLT; this is encoded by the coding sequence ATGAATGTTCGGAACAGCGATCCCGCTCGGCGCTGCGTTGCCGTACGCGGCGCGCGGCAGCACAATCTCAAGAACGTCGAGCTCGATATACCGCGCGATGCACTGGTAGTCTTTACCGGCGTATCGGGTTCGGGTAAGTCGTCCCTAGCATTTAGCACCATCTACGCTGAAGCGCAACGACGCTATCTCGAGTCGGTGTCTCCGTACGCCCGCCGCCTGTTCCACCAAATGCCCGTTCCGGAAGTCGATGCTATTGACGGGTTGCCGCCGGCGGTGGCGCTACAGCAACAGCGCGGTTCGCCGACAACGCGTTCGTCTGTCGGCAGCGTGACGACGCTATCTAACCTGCTGCGCATGCTCTACTCGCGCGCCGGGGATTATCCCCCGGGCGCGAGCCATTTGGAAGCGGAGAGTTTTTCGCCCAACACGCCGGCCGGAGCGTGCCCGCGCTGTCATGGTTTGGGTCGCATTTACGATGCGACCGAAGCTTCGATGGTTCCGGACCCGTCGCTGACGATCCGCGAGCGGGCGATCGCAGCATGGCCGACGGCATGGCACGGGCAAAATTTACGCGATATCGCCGTGACGCTCGGGTACGACGTCGACCGTCCGTGGCGCGAGCTGCCAAAAAAAGATCGCGACTGGCTGCTATTTACCGAAGAGCAGCCCACCGTACCAGTGTACGCCGGGTTGTCCCCGGCACAGACGCGCCGCGCGCTCAAGCGTAAAGAAGAGCCGAGCTATCAGGGCACGTTTAGTGGAGCTCGCCGCTACGTGTTGCAGACGTTTGCCACTACCCAAAGCGCCCTGATGAAACGCCGGGTCTCCCAGTTTTTGGTGATTGCGGATTGCACAGCCTGTCACGGAAAGCGACTGCGCCCTGAACCGCTGCAAGTGACCTTTGGCGGAATGGACATCGCCGAGATGGCGCGCCTTCCGCTCAATCGTCTTGCCGTGATCTTACAGCGCCACGCCGGCTCGGAGAGTCGAAGCCTCAAAAGGCTGGCGCGGGAACATCCCGAGAAAGCGCTCGTGGTGCAGCGCATCGTCCAGGACGTCGAAGCGCGCTTGGCGGTTTTGATCGATCTGGGCCTGGGATACCTAAGCATCGAACGCAGCACGCCAACGCTCTCGCCAGGAGAGCTGCAGCGCCTTCGCCTTGCAACGCAGGTGCGCTCGAATTTGTTCGGGGTGGTCTACGTGCTCGACGAGCCCTCAGCCGGCTTGCATCCGGCCGACACCGAAGCGTTGTTGCGTGCGCTCGACGCACTCAAGGCATCGGGCAACTCGTTGTTCGTCGTCGAGCACGAGCTCGACGTCATCAGGCACGCCGATTGGGTCGTCGACGTCGGACCCGGCGCCGGTGAGGCCGGAGGCCGCATCGTCTACAGCGGACCGCTCAAAGGGCTTGCGCGCGTTGGGCTTTCCCAAACGCGCCCTTACTTATTTGGCGACAGCGTTCTTCCATCGCGCAAGCCGCGCGTCGCGAAGTCGTGGCTGCAGCTGACCGGCGTGACGCGAAATAACTTGCACGGCATCGACGTCTCATTTCCATTGGGTTTGTTTACGACGGTCACCGGTGTTTCCGGTTCGGGCAAATCCAGTCTGGTAAGCCAAGCGCTGATCGAGCTGCTCGGCGACCGCCTCGACCGGTCTAGGCAAGCCGGAGCGGACGATCAGGATGTGGTCGAGGGCCTGGAACGGGACGCGGCGGTGTCGAGCGGCGGCCGGATTGCGTCGGGAATGGAACGCGTCAGACGGCTAGTGCAAGTCGATCAAAAGCCGATCGGCCGAACGCCCCGCTCGAATCTAGCAACGTACACGGGGTTGTTCGACGGCGTGCGCAAGCTATTCGCCGCAACAAAGAAGGCACGTGCCCGGCGTTACGATGCGGGACGTTTTTCGTTCAACGTCGCTAAGGGGCGCTGCCCGACGTGTGAGGGTGAAGGTTTCGTGATGGTGGAGCTGCTGTTTTTGGCGAGCGTGTACACACCGTGTCCGTCGTGCCACGGTGCGCGCTACAACACCCAAACGCTACAGATAACTTTCCGGGGAAAGACGATCGCCGATGTGTTGGACATGACGGTCCGTGCGGCCCGAGAGTTCTTTGCCGACGAGCCGGCTGTGGCGCGCGCATTGGCAGTGCTTGAAGAGGTCGGCCTCGGATATGTTCGTCTCGGTCAGCCTGCCACCGAACTTTCAGGTGGGGAAGCGCAGCGTATCAAGTTGGCCACCGAACTGCAGCGCACGCACCGTGGTAATACCCTGTACGTGTTGGACGAGCCGACAACCGGCCTGCATCCGATCGACGTCGAGCGCCTCATGGTTCAGCTCGACGGGCTGGTTACGTCGGGAAACACAGTTATCGTGGTCGAACACGACATGCGTGTGGTCGCAGGAAGCGATTGGGTTATCGATATCGGCCCTGACGCCGGCGACGAAGGCGGCCGCGTGGTTGCCGCGGGGCCACCGGCAGAAGTGGCGCGTAACCCAGCAAGTCGAACGGCACACTATCTAGCACGCGTCTTGACATAG
- a CDS encoding AAA family ATPase has product MGFVTARSSRTELIGREREAEELNAHRRKAAEGHGRIVLVAGEAGIGKSRLLRHFTAGVSSGRAVLVQSRCVEFVQTPLGPLHDVLLQLERHVDAPRDAAVRSLIERLMFEQRADTIAPSPAGCSLFESVDAAFARCASRLTAVLLIEDIHWADRSTLAFLAYAAERIERRRMLIVATYRSDEIGAGHPALAEFAALLSRNAVSSITLARLSERATSALIEQGLPQNGSLSSATIADIARRSQGNPFFAEELLKSALDGYTGSCGEILPLSIRGAVLARAARLSQGDRQILSLAAVLGEHFSVHRLIALSDGDREAVLGALERARGLSLVYDEAGARGEVAFRHALTQEVLYGELIAERARPLHEAIALELESRSDRNAMSAELAHHWRRAGELQRAAAYDELAGDQAAAIGAFADAILYYERALGVRRDAPADLEHKLGVALGALNQLAAGIEHLRHAADLYLRCDDFDGFAKNASALGAQLYNSGNPEAATTVYRYAVETLEPKLGSDALNLLRARIAYNCVASLDFESARTFADELPETIAHPFVATNVYQTRSKVAAMRGEIDLWRRNAVAAVESARRIADDGASLRHAHTQAALDAIALGEIECAREHLTAALLVQRDGKSPLPLPLAVSSFEHTLRGDFATAAALLEAASSVSDQAYAIQVHVKSASFALGICSGDETRMRRDDAESFLRYGVNHGMKLAIGLLGGPYAWVLGLRGEVQESAAWISQIAAVLPGPHRFMFAYLAAAQFGNADDVRKMRQQLLAAARPQDPVNAAVRGLFDAFAAKRGIVKVDVRTSALGAGAAFEGIGWRWFAARSYELGGESGRALETYRSLGSSRDSRRLESETFGVSSSALSSREMEVAQLVSSGHSNEEIAQILHISPRTAEKHVSSALRKLNLRSRVQLGRVLTRSQHFTA; this is encoded by the coding sequence ATGGGGTTCGTGACCGCACGTTCTTCACGCACCGAGCTCATCGGACGTGAACGTGAGGCCGAGGAGCTCAACGCACATCGTCGCAAGGCCGCCGAAGGGCACGGACGCATCGTGCTCGTCGCGGGCGAAGCCGGTATCGGAAAATCGCGACTTCTGCGACACTTTACCGCAGGCGTTTCGAGCGGCCGCGCGGTGCTCGTACAATCGCGCTGTGTTGAGTTCGTACAAACGCCTCTAGGCCCGCTACACGATGTTCTACTGCAGCTCGAACGGCACGTCGATGCGCCCCGGGACGCCGCGGTGCGATCATTGATCGAACGACTGATGTTCGAACAGAGGGCCGATACCATTGCGCCTTCCCCAGCTGGCTGTTCCCTTTTTGAGTCCGTGGACGCCGCTTTTGCGCGTTGTGCATCACGCCTTACGGCCGTCTTGCTCATCGAAGACATTCATTGGGCCGACCGTTCGACGTTAGCGTTTCTCGCGTATGCCGCCGAGCGAATTGAGAGACGTCGGATGCTCATTGTTGCGACGTATCGTTCCGACGAGATCGGCGCCGGCCATCCCGCCTTGGCGGAGTTCGCGGCCCTGCTCTCGAGAAACGCCGTCTCGAGCATAACCCTAGCGAGACTCAGTGAACGCGCAACCAGCGCACTCATCGAACAAGGGCTCCCGCAGAACGGTTCGCTTTCGTCCGCGACGATTGCGGATATCGCGCGGCGCAGTCAGGGTAATCCGTTCTTCGCCGAGGAGCTTCTCAAAAGCGCGCTTGACGGCTACACCGGTTCTTGCGGAGAGATCCTGCCGCTCTCGATTCGCGGCGCGGTGCTGGCGCGCGCCGCTCGGCTTTCTCAAGGGGATCGCCAGATCTTATCGCTTGCGGCCGTTCTCGGCGAGCATTTTTCGGTCCACCGACTGATTGCATTAAGCGACGGCGACCGAGAAGCGGTACTTGGCGCACTGGAGCGGGCGCGCGGGCTGTCGCTGGTTTACGACGAGGCCGGCGCCCGCGGCGAAGTTGCGTTCCGGCATGCGTTGACGCAAGAGGTGTTGTACGGCGAACTCATTGCCGAGCGCGCACGTCCGCTGCACGAAGCCATCGCCCTCGAGCTCGAGAGCAGATCCGATCGTAACGCCATGAGCGCGGAACTGGCGCACCATTGGCGCCGGGCGGGCGAGTTGCAACGCGCCGCCGCGTACGACGAACTCGCCGGCGACCAGGCAGCGGCGATTGGCGCGTTCGCCGACGCAATACTTTACTACGAACGTGCCCTTGGGGTCCGTCGGGACGCTCCTGCCGATCTCGAACATAAACTTGGCGTCGCATTAGGAGCACTCAACCAACTCGCTGCTGGGATCGAACACTTGCGACATGCGGCCGACTTGTACTTGCGTTGCGATGACTTCGACGGATTTGCAAAGAATGCGTCCGCGCTCGGAGCGCAATTGTATAACTCCGGCAATCCGGAGGCGGCAACTACCGTCTACCGGTACGCCGTCGAGACGCTCGAACCCAAGTTGGGATCAGACGCGTTAAACTTGCTGCGCGCGCGCATTGCGTACAACTGCGTCGCCTCGTTGGACTTCGAATCGGCACGGACATTTGCCGACGAACTGCCAGAAACGATCGCGCATCCTTTCGTGGCCACGAATGTTTATCAGACGCGTTCCAAGGTCGCGGCAATGCGCGGAGAAATAGACCTCTGGCGCCGCAATGCGGTCGCGGCGGTGGAATCCGCGCGCCGAATCGCCGACGACGGCGCGAGCCTGCGCCACGCGCACACCCAAGCGGCGCTCGATGCGATCGCTTTAGGCGAAATCGAATGCGCCCGAGAGCATCTCACTGCCGCATTGCTCGTTCAACGCGACGGTAAATCTCCGCTGCCGTTGCCTCTTGCGGTATCCTCTTTCGAACATACGCTGCGCGGCGACTTCGCCACCGCTGCGGCGCTGTTGGAGGCGGCCAGCAGCGTATCGGATCAGGCATACGCGATCCAAGTTCACGTGAAGAGCGCAAGCTTCGCCCTGGGAATTTGCTCCGGCGACGAGACGAGAATGCGCAGAGACGATGCCGAGTCCTTTCTGCGGTACGGCGTCAACCATGGGATGAAACTTGCCATCGGTTTGCTCGGCGGCCCCTATGCGTGGGTATTGGGCCTGCGCGGTGAAGTGCAGGAGAGCGCGGCATGGATTTCGCAAATCGCTGCCGTCCTTCCGGGGCCGCACCGGTTCATGTTCGCCTATCTCGCCGCGGCGCAATTCGGTAATGCCGATGACGTGCGCAAGATGCGCCAACAGCTGCTCGCCGCGGCGCGCCCACAGGATCCGGTCAATGCGGCCGTTCGCGGGCTCTTCGATGCGTTTGCCGCGAAGCGAGGAATCGTGAAGGTCGACGTCCGCACCTCCGCGCTGGGCGCGGGCGCTGCGTTCGAGGGAATCGGCTGGCGGTGGTTTGCGGCGCGCAGCTACGAGCTCGGCGGCGAATCGGGACGGGCGCTGGAGACGTATCGATCGTTGGGCTCGAGTCGGGATTCACGGCGACTCGAAAGCGAAACATTTGGCGTCTCCTCCTCCGCGCTGTCGTCACGAGAGATGGAGGTCGCGCAGCTCGTCTCGTCGGGCCATTCGAACGAAGAAATCGCACAAATCTTACACATCAGTCCCCGTACCGCGGAGAAGCACGTATCGTCGGCATTGCGAAAATTGAATCTGCGATCGCGCGTGCAACTCGGGCGAGTGCTTACGCGATCGCAGCATTTCACGGCGTAA
- a CDS encoding DUF4386 domain-containing protein, translated as MRSRSARIAGVLYLLSVVVGWYFLRYLPDRFIADGDAVATAHNIAANASFFHVAIAGDLLLGVLWLAVVLALYRALENVDPFTALLMLVLGAYMQVPLYFVNAANYAGALFFATDTSVLAAFPEGQRSALVMAFIRFHHIQLLASFVFAGLWLFPLGILVWKSRVVPRFLSVWLILNGFAWLAVVLAGFLAPQYASSVGTLAIPFELGEILTACWLAIAPRGERTPL; from the coding sequence ATGAGGAGCCGGTCCGCCAGGATCGCCGGGGTACTCTATCTGCTCTCCGTTGTGGTCGGATGGTACTTTTTGCGTTACCTTCCCGACCGGTTCATCGCAGATGGAGACGCCGTCGCAACCGCGCACAACATCGCTGCCAACGCCTCATTTTTCCATGTAGCGATCGCCGGTGATCTACTCCTAGGAGTCTTGTGGCTTGCCGTCGTGCTCGCGCTTTACCGGGCTCTCGAAAACGTTGATCCGTTTACGGCCTTGTTGATGCTGGTGTTGGGCGCATATATGCAAGTGCCGCTCTATTTCGTCAACGCCGCTAATTACGCTGGCGCACTGTTCTTCGCGACTGATACGAGCGTTCTCGCCGCATTCCCTGAGGGGCAACGGAGTGCGCTTGTGATGGCGTTCATCCGCTTTCATCACATTCAACTGCTTGCGAGCTTCGTGTTCGCAGGCCTGTGGCTTTTCCCGCTCGGCATATTAGTTTGGAAATCGCGCGTGGTGCCGCGATTCCTCAGTGTGTGGCTGATCCTCAATGGCTTTGCATGGCTCGCTGTGGTGCTTGCCGGGTTCCTCGCGCCGCAGTACGCGTCGAGCGTTGGAACCCTGGCCATTCCGTTTGAGCTAGGCGAGATCCTCACCGCCTGCTGGTTGGCGATCGCCCCACGGGGAGAACGAACACCACTATAA
- a CDS encoding DUF5069 domain-containing protein, with amino-acid sequence MKPIPPRWNVEVDGIRWLPRMIEKARMSQRGTLGAYLIGHSPVDAALLKMLNISTGEFVSLVRREPDDLSVLAALRARGFDEGRVRRWSESFPRRYAFYIALWDLDEGYTREKSWQRPLIAGFHKIEEPLMQAFRRIRRVP; translated from the coding sequence GTGAAGCCCATTCCGCCTCGGTGGAACGTCGAGGTCGACGGAATCCGCTGGTTGCCGCGGATGATCGAGAAAGCGCGCATGAGTCAACGTGGCACGCTAGGCGCCTATCTCATCGGCCACTCACCAGTCGATGCCGCGTTACTCAAAATGTTGAATATCTCCACCGGCGAATTCGTATCGCTCGTTCGCAGAGAGCCGGATGACCTCAGCGTGCTCGCCGCTTTGCGCGCGCGTGGCTTCGATGAGGGGCGAGTCCGCCGGTGGTCGGAAAGCTTTCCCCGTCGTTATGCGTTCTATATCGCGCTTTGGGATCTCGACGAGGGCTACACGCGGGAAAAATCATGGCAACGGCCACTTATCGCGGGCTTCCACAAGATCGAGGAGCCGCTAATGCAAGCCTTCCGCCGCATTCGGCGCGTCCCTTAG
- a CDS encoding PQQ-like beta-propeller repeat protein has translation MKRYELALTLLLSSGLAACSGGMQSASPLPQSGSQLQLSGLSALDSALVLRSQTDNAKSASWAETYFNAAHTGFNPAEKTLSASNVNGLKELWGYDTPGTNILAFAVDKGNVFVLRGDYSIDAVSGTTHQKIWSVANLGASVNQPTLATAYGLVFVPCADTNDNGAGICALSETSGTLVWKVAHGYSCGGSALADPYVYDSGVIYAPWGQCGFHGMFAINAKTGQTIWGYNGYYAAGQGSAPAVGKGLVYYNCSFSSNNDAGVCALNQSTGALVWSVAYPQSCQPCEVTPAFTYNKGVLYEHMIFWDSSTGQVIALNATSGNQIWQGPVEQGYQGPSWPVAFAAGALYDSGTDDVLYRLNAKNGKAVWSQSFRTNGSPPSVANGVVYHNGGAPVSGGNAFLTAYDATSGKVLWADTQDNNGTVNPPPVVLNGTVYGASANGSCQLCVYGLPSHDRWRGAAVSASKH, from the coding sequence ATGAAACGGTACGAACTTGCTCTCACTCTCCTCTTATCGTCCGGCCTCGCCGCCTGCTCTGGTGGGATGCAATCGGCGTCGCCATTGCCGCAAAGCGGCTCGCAACTTCAACTCAGTGGGCTGAGCGCGCTCGACAGCGCGCTCGTTCTTCGATCACAAACCGACAACGCGAAAAGTGCCTCGTGGGCGGAAACATACTTCAACGCCGCCCATACGGGATTCAATCCTGCCGAAAAGACGCTTTCCGCGTCGAACGTCAACGGACTCAAAGAGCTCTGGGGCTATGATACCCCCGGCACAAACATTCTGGCGTTTGCGGTCGACAAAGGCAATGTTTTTGTGCTTCGAGGAGATTACTCGATCGATGCAGTCAGCGGCACCACGCATCAGAAGATCTGGAGCGTCGCCAATCTCGGCGCCTCAGTGAACCAGCCAACGTTGGCTACCGCCTACGGGCTGGTCTTCGTCCCGTGCGCCGACACAAACGATAACGGCGCGGGTATCTGCGCACTTTCGGAGACGAGCGGAACGCTTGTCTGGAAAGTCGCGCACGGCTATTCATGCGGTGGCTCCGCTCTTGCCGACCCCTATGTTTACGACAGCGGCGTCATCTACGCGCCTTGGGGTCAGTGTGGTTTCCATGGGATGTTCGCGATAAACGCAAAGACGGGGCAAACGATCTGGGGCTACAATGGGTACTATGCCGCTGGACAGGGGTCGGCTCCCGCCGTCGGCAAGGGGCTAGTCTACTATAACTGCAGTTTCAGCAGCAACAACGACGCCGGCGTGTGCGCCTTGAACCAAAGCACCGGTGCGCTCGTATGGTCGGTTGCATATCCTCAGAGTTGCCAGCCGTGCGAAGTCACCCCCGCGTTCACCTACAACAAGGGAGTGCTTTACGAGCACATGATCTTCTGGGATAGCAGTACGGGACAAGTCATCGCGCTCAATGCGACGTCGGGCAATCAAATCTGGCAGGGACCGGTGGAGCAGGGTTATCAAGGGCCGTCGTGGCCGGTGGCTTTTGCGGCGGGCGCACTCTACGACAGCGGTACGGACGACGTTCTCTATCGCCTCAATGCCAAGAACGGTAAGGCGGTGTGGTCGCAGAGTTTCCGAACAAACGGCAGCCCGCCGAGCGTCGCCAACGGCGTCGTCTATCATAACGGAGGGGCGCCAGTAAGCGGCGGCAATGCCTTCCTGACGGCGTACGACGCCACCTCCGGAAAGGTCTTGTGGGCCGATACTCAAGATAACAACGGCACGGTCAATCCGCCACCCGTTGTGCTCAACGGTACCGTCTACGGTGCATCGGCGAATGGTTCGTGTCAGCTCTGCGTCTACGGCCTTCCCTCGCACGACCGTTGGCGCGGGGCAGCGGTTTCAGCAAGCAAACACTGA